A window of Ammospiza caudacuta isolate bAmmCau1 chromosome 13, bAmmCau1.pri, whole genome shotgun sequence genomic DNA:
ACTGTGCCAGGCACTTGGAGCTAAACAAGTTTAGTTTCTCCCTTTGTCAGCTACACCAGAAAGGGCATCCACACTCTTAAGACTTctttaaaaactaaaacaagATTTATAACAAGAATAAATTCCCATGGTTCTTAGTGTTTGGCCTGGAATTCTCCAATGTAAAGTAGTCTTTTAAAAACAGTGACTATTTACCCCCTGTGAAACACAGGATTTGACAACATTGCTCCTCTCCAGTCAATCCAACATTCTGGTTTCTCGCTGTCCCAAATCCGTTTCCCCTTTCAGGGCTCCATTCCCCACCTTGGCTTCTTTCCCCCAGTTAATGCTGTTCCACCACCACCAAGAATATAAAATGCATTGCAAACATACAAGTAGCCAATTCCAGAAACTCTGAAAGAGGGTTTCAGTTCTCTTCCTTGCCTCGTGTGCAGTCAGTAGTACTTTTAAGAGAATTCTCCATTTTGCTTCTCTGTGTTCTTCACAACAGGAAATGCAGCTGCACCTGCTTTACCTCCAAACCAAAAGAATTGCCCTATATAAACTCTAAATGGTTATCTTATACAGAGGGATTTTATATGCAAACTTCCTGAATGTGCACTTTTTACTGGGACAAGGCAATGATGTAGTAAGCTCATTTCCCCTGCCCCGAGAAAACTGATAGCATCTGCCATAGCAGAAAATTCCTGGTCTTATCAGATCACTATACATAGTTATTTGGTCATTTACATCTGCATTGTTCTGCCCATCAAGCCTCGTTCTCTGTTGGAGGAGAGTTTGTTGTTACCATGGGGTCAGGCTTGCGAGTGATCCtgtccagctcctcctgagcaTTTGCCAAAACTGTCTTTTGTCctggagagaaaaagaacacaaaGTAATTGAGTTTCAATGAAATGTTTTAACCAAGAAGCACAAGTGTTCAATAAATCACCTTTAGATGACAATATATTATTTGTTTCTCATTATTTTGCCACTTTCCCAAGGCCACAGAGCCTGGCACAATGCAGGGTATTTTTTGTGTAAAGACTGATACTCAGGTTTGATTCACTTTAAAGAGATGAAAAGCTGAACtacacagcaggaaaaagcaCAACACTACCAGTGATATGTTTATAGCAactaacatttaaaaataactataTTATTTCTTCCATAAAAATCAACCATACACAATTCTACTATTGGCATTGATAGCAAGGACTTTATTTAAACCCAACTTTTAATCACAAGGTATGTAGGACacttgctaaaaaaaaaatcccatttatttgGTTGCACTTGTACCTACTGCATTTGAATATGAAATAAGTAACAGGAAGAACTCTGATATCTGCAGACAACACTTCCCTTCAAAAGCGGACAAGAATTGCATACTCATGTAATATCTCCAAGCAGGCATTTCAAAGCACTTCTTCAATTGGAACCAGACACACTGAAGTATTTCATGGGAAGGCATATCTTACATTTCTATATTAGACTCAAAACTTTTTAACAATTCCCTAATTGAACCATCAGCTTACTTCAGTGTTCCTGAAAATTATAAACCCACAGACAAATTCATCACCAAAATTGGAACAATATATCCTAATGCATGGAGCATACAACCATTTAAGATTAAAAAGCTATATTTTTAGACAAAAAGTAGATTATATAACCATGTACAGCTCCCTTACATAGCCAAAGAATTTAACAAGCATCTGTTTTCCAGCTCAAATGTGTGTGAAATATTAGGTGGATTTTTTCCAGGGTACATGCTGAAAACATTAAGAAGGCAAGATTTGACTGGTAGAGATTCaagtgttttttttccaaagtacaAAGACATAACCAAGTTAAAAGGTTACCTTTAATCACTAGAAAGGTTTCATAAGCCACAGTACTCTACACAGTATCTACTCAAAGTTGGAGTATTTGAGCAAAATTTAGGAGTTAGTACATTAATTAATGCACTGTAACAGAacttaaaatacaaaacacTTCATGTGTAGACTAATGGCACCTGGGAGTTTAAAAAGCCTAAACCCTAAAACAATAAAGCCACACAAAATCCTCACTTAAACAAGAGCAGATCTAAACAAAAGCCAGGACTTTGTTTTTTATGCTGGATAAACTGGCTCCTTAGGGCTCCAAAATAACCCCAAGCTGTGTCCTGCAAATACCTCATGTGGACAGGAAAAACTCTCCCAGTGCAGAGGAACATACTCCCCTTTCCTACCACAGGGAGCACCTTCCAAAGGAGGAGAAATACAGGGAGcagtttttaagaaaataagagTTTCCCCTCAACTATGAATGAGAGTGACACTTGCTTTCAGTTTCCCTATAAATTTCAAGGAGTGATGGCCTCATTCAGGGAGATGTGTTCTGGACAATTACATGCCCCCAGTTCTGTACAATTCTCCTTGCTAGAACAGAGTGAGAGCAGGGAACCTGAGTTCTTTATCCTCTGTACAGGAATAGAGAGGGAAGGCAGCCTTAGAATTTGCAAGAATCTTCTTGTGAATATAAATGAAATAACTGTGGGGCTATAGAAGTTCATATGTAGAAAAATAAACCACCACAGAAATAACCAATTGAAGTTTTTTGAAACATCACGGTCTAGGCATCAAAGAGTCCAGAAACAAAGGCAAACAAGAAGCAtggcacagcaggaaaaatggACATGACACTGCCCAGAAGAGAGGTTTTTCTCGGGTAAGAACTGTCACAGTAGAAACCAATCCATCAATGAGGCTGACCAGTATTGCTGAGACCCACATTGTCACTTATGCTGGGACAGAATCTCAACATTTCAACCCCAGGCTATTCCTAGCTGTGAGAGAAACAGATGGTCTCTTTAAagctaaatatttttgtcatcAACCTTCTGAAAACGTCAGGCTCTTTAAACAGTTTAGACATTTGAAATGCTTACAAAGATAATTTTAGCACATTTACTCGCACAGAGGATGCTGCTGGAAATAATGCTTTCCCCGAGATGTTCTGATGTGCTGCTCACCTCTTCCACAAAGGAACAGGTCATCTCTTCTGCTCTCACCAGCACAGGTACCTCACAAACCCAACAAGAGGGAGCATGAGGAGCCCTTCCCTTCTCAGCACAGTTTAATCTTACACTGGTTCACACAAAGTGTGAGCACAGCAGGTGACAGGAACAGGCACCTTCTCCTGGGAGTGGAAGCCAACTGCTCTGTTCCCAAAGCCAGGAAAGGAataggaggaaaggaaaaactcaATGTAGCCAAGAAAAGCCAACCTTGAGATCATTCATGAGAAGCACTTCCACCCAAGACAGAGAACtgctgcagcaggcactgcagcaaGGGAGATCTGCAGAGCTCAGTACAATGTCCTGATACTGATATCCTGATACCCTGACCATTGTGTTCAGGACAAGAATAAGCCAATGATGGGAACTAATGAAGAAACTAGTGAGGAAAACAGAGCTCACCTCTAGCAGGAGACCAAAACTTGTCTAATTTAGTCTATCAAAATCAAAGTTAAGGAAGGGTGTATGATTGCTCTGTCTACATGTTTCAGGACAGAAATTATCTATTCCAATTAGAAGCTAATGCTggcataaggaaaaaaaaaaaaaaaaaaaaaaaggcttgttATCTTTGAAAGTCCTGGAAGGCATAGAGTGTTCTAGAAGACTCAGAGTACAGCCCATTACAGACTAGTTTAGCAGttttcccagaaaatgcagTTGTGTTCtgggtgctcagaacagcctACAAGCCCAACAACCAACAGGGTCTGTCCAGACAGGTTCTGCCAAGCCACTCACATTTCTGTGAAAGGATAACAGGTCCTGTGCAGAAGGGAGAAGTGGTTGATATCACATCTCACATCACCTTCacagaaataaacttttttaaaaaagccttgatatttcagagaaaattaaTGGATTTTAATTCATAAAATTACACATTAATTATCCATAGCACTGGCCAGTACTTTTATTCAGCAATCTACTGTGTCTGGTGTTGAAGAGAGCAGGTATGTAGGAAAGTGTGCCTGAAGAGACAACAATCAATTTGGAAAGACAGGATTGGGGAAaaagttatttacataaattaCCAAAGCAATGCATGATGATAGAATGGAAAGCAATGATTAAGCAAACACACAAGCTTTTGAGACATTGAATTTGATACAGACTAGAAACCCTCCTTCCAGGAGGCACAGAATGTATTAAACTGGCTGAATTGTTCTAGCAGCCCACACACAAGTCACAGGCAAAGGGGAGCAGCTTTCAAACCCAAACACTGCTGCAAACACAAAGAGGCAACACTGAGCTCCACTGCCACCCTAACAAGACCAAAAGTGCTGGGATTCACAAAGACTgggcaaaggaaaaaagtaacTGAGAAATTAGTACTGGAATAGGCTTCCTGGAAAGGTGACAttacagcttttatttctgagTTTGATTTTTATTCACTAGCCAGGTACTCCCCAACTGACTTGGCTTCAGGTAGAAAGCATGGATGAAATAACACCTAAAAATAATTCCAGTTCTATTTCTACcgaatttattttgattttgtgaGTAAAACATGAGGCTGCATTTGATGAAGCAGTGGACATCTTTTGGTGTTTAACTGAAGAGGGCATTCTGGATTATGAAAGAATTAGTTCAGCGTTTTTATAACATGGAAACAATATTATTATggaaataatatataatacaaatCCCTTTTGTTATCTTCATcataattaaatttaataaagACAAAATTACAGGATTCATCATGCTGAaacaaaacccataaaaatcACACCTGACTTGCTCTCAGTCCAATCTTAGGCATTTTTGAACTTTTATAACACGAAATGTCATATATAAATCTTCCCAGTtaaaaagaagatttaaaataCCCAAACTCCAACTGCCCTGGCTCTCTGACTGACAGAACCATCAGTGTGGCTGGGAGCAGATATGTCTCATTTCCAGTTCAGAAAGCCTTATCTTCCCCTCTCAGCTGTGGTTTGAGGAACTGTGGGTTTGGCATCACCATTAACACCCAAAGATTGCACAAGCTTGGGATCTATCCCAAGGAAGCAGTGTATCTATCAATAATTTAATAGTAAAAGAATTCTGGAAGGAAAGCTCCTGAACATTCAGTGTGATGGGAATGCCAGTATTGAACAGAAACAGTCAAAGAATCAAAGCAGTAAATTCCATCTGTCAGGTGGACAATGTATTTTGCACCACCAAGGTCTAGGTAGGTACCAACCACTCTGACaggtttctttcattttcactgaACTGCTGCATTATTTATCAGCAAGGCTCTCCCACAGTGCAGTCACAGCACACACATTTGTCAGTGTTACCAGCTGTGCTGGATTGCAATAAAATTCTAAATAATTAATGAGTGAACAACTTCAAGCTGTCACAAACAGTGATTCATTCCACCTTGAACTCTGGGGAGATTTCAATTGTTTCACTGCTAACTCCAGCCCAAACCCAAAGAACTGCATCTCCTTTGCAACAGCAAAGCatcaagaaaagaaaggaaggaattctgaagttgaaaaataaatcagcacTCTCAGCATAGGATCAAGACTCAAATGTCACTGAAATCCAAGCAGTGCAACTTcactaaaaataaacagaatttaaCAGAAGCCCTGGAGGTGTGATGCAGCAGTAGTTTAGttcttttaaagacattttgtACTGTCATCTGTCAAGGTCTGTCACTTTCCTGACCAGTGTCAGAGACACACCCAGGGGCCAAGGAGCCAAATAAACTATTAAAAACAATTACCTGATTTCTTGGCTGTGCTTTGCactcctccagcaccaggaCTTCCAGGAGAGCCAGTCTTTTTGCTCAAGAGACTGTTAAAGAAACTAGCCAAGACACCTTCACTTGCAGCATTATCTAAAGACAAAAAACAAATATCAATTACACAGCACACTGAGAGGTGGTAAATTATAACCTATTTTCACAGAGATACAAATCTCTTGTCAATCAGGCAAATAAACCTCAGCTCTGAGAAAATCTGTCCTTTGTTCAGTTTGAATACCCCAGTCCTTTGCATACCTTAGTACAGGCAGAGATGGCTGAATGCACATTCCTGCTTTTCTGGAATGATGGGAGGTGTAATGAAATTTTAATCTAAATATTTGTacatttaaaagcttttaataAATGTAAAAGCCAAGAGCAAGATTATTAAGTACAGACATTAAATTCAAAGACTAATAAGCCCATTAACAACTTGCACATATGTTCTAATACAGCCTTTCATGCCACACTTGGCAATTCAGCAATGAGACAGGATCCATGAAGGGCATTTCACCCCCTGGAAGTGAAGCACGGCCCTACAGTGcacaagaaaaaacaacacTGGCCCTGCAGACCTTCTGAATGCCCAGAGGGTAAAGAAGCCCCTCAATACCACAGAGCTGCATGTCAGGGAAAGATCTCATCTCCAAGTGACTCCGTCTGCTACAGCAGATGACATTGACAAATGACCCAGTGGAACAGGGTTTGCTGTGGATTCCAGAATAAGTGGTATGAAGTATAAAATTGTTCATAGTTTAGAGCAGTCTCCACCCTAATAATCCACCTGATTCGTAATAAATGTATCGAGGCAATTTAAGGAAATTAGGATGCATTCAACCTCTGTCTGACTGCTTGCCACTAACAGAACTCTAGTCCAAGTCACACAAAtgaccagaaaagaaaaaaacaatccaAAGTTATGTCATAAATGCATTTCTGTTATTAAACTACCTGTACAATTAGTGAATAAGTACCCAAATCTTTCTACAGAATAGGATTCATGTTAAGGGAAATAACACATGATAGAACAGTAAAATGCTCATTCATACTTTTAATATTTGGATCTGGTTTCTTAACTGATGTGATTGGTGAGGCACTGGGTACATTGGTGGGACCAGCTCTGCCTTGAGTCCTTGGGGATCCTGCAGGGCCTCTTGCAGGAGATTCCTTAAAAAGTCCAAATCACACACATCAGAAAAGAATTTCAAAGTATTAGTTACATTAAGCAAGCTTAACATCACAGACTTTTTCAGCCTTTCTACTGACACTGTAGTGATGCACactggagaaagaaaacaaacaagcacCCAAGACATCAGTTATTTTGGGAAATGTGCCACTACTACAGGAAAGGCTGAATCATGGCAGGAAATGTTCAGTTCAATAATCCAATGTTTCCACAGTGAATTCATaagcaacattttaaaatattgcctcattatttatttcctttctgcagTTTGCAGAGATTATGTAGGttacatttaaatataaaaaatggaTCTCTGCAGGTTAGAATcattccctttttccctccaaggaaacaaaacacctcCTACTCTTTTCCTTGGATCTACTTACTGATGCTCTTGTAGGCGTTGCTGGCTGTTTGGCAAGGAATGACTGCAAAAACAACACATTAGCACATTAAATAGATTTCAAAGAATACAGAGGAATAAAATACAGTGAAGCTGAGTAACCATAAGTTTACTTGatctttttcctgatatttacAGGATTCCTCTTTGATATTTCCATACTTCTCCACTCTGCCTCTAGAGGACTGACTGCAAGGAGTAAATAAGCTTTGGGCCTTTGTTTCACACAGTCAGCCAGAACTCAAAGCCAAAATCACAGACACCCCAATCTGTAACCTCCAGGACATTTATAATCCTGGATAGGGACCTATTGCTATATGTTTTAAACTATAGAGTAATAAAGAAAATAGCAAGTTACAGCATAGCCAAATTTGACACATGAAAGTCTTTCAAACCTTTGGCTGTAAGGAAACTGCAAAGCTCAGATGTTAGGttttaaaagtatttctatTTCCCAGATCAATACAACTGTGTGGTGAAACACAAagtctcttcttcctcttctcctttgACATGTacattctttctgttttcagcgTATCTTCCCTTCAACTTGCTAAGTTAAGTGACCACATTTCCTACTTGCATTTGTTAGAATAAAGTCTTACTTCACAATTACATCTGAATTTGCAAAGCTGAGAAACAGTTACCTGGTGatttaaatgagaaatgaaaaacTAAAGGCAACAACAGGGGAGAAATTAAAGTGAAATCTTACATAGTAAGGACTTATTTTCACTCTTCCATTCTTACCTGCTGCTTCATAAGAAATACTTGCTCATCTTCTGCTGCCAGCTCTTTATCATGGACTAGCTGTTGAACAAAACATTTTGTTGTTATaagtaaaaactgaaattactgTAACTGGCTTTTATGCTTTGGTGATCAAAAGGGGGGAGAGAGAGGCAAATCTTTAAGACTACTGTTCACTagtttttttaattgttcttccacatttaaaataatagtACCATTAAAGAAGTTGCCattaaaaaatactgtaaaataaaaaacattggAGTAGATGAACAGTGATGCCAGCACTGTCCTACAGAGATGAGCACTTGGTAAGTAGCCACATTCCTCTTTTTAAGTTTGGATATTGATCTCATCAGCATCTCTTCAGTGAGCTGACAGGATCTTGCTTTTGTCTTTGCATGGCAACATCAAAGGCACGTGAGTACAAATGGAAATGTCCTACAAGagaattctgcattttctgggTGTGTTTTTGCCCCATGCATGCAAAAATGGTAAATGTAAAAATAGCTATTCCTGGACTGCCTTTCATTCAATAAGGTGAATGGTTTCTGGGTTGCttgcagtattttaaataaCTAATAAATGAAAGCCTGACATTTCACatatttagattttaaaaaaaagttacatttaTATTTGGAGTTCTTCAATATTAATAGTCCTTAGCAGCCATTCGAGCAAACTCTACTTATTTGTTGGGATACAGAAAGAAAGAACCCCTTTTTACCTTTCTTACAGGAGGTTTTACAATGAAGTCCTCATATGCATCTTCTGGTTTTACTGTTGTGAAGTTTTCATGTAAAATGGCAATTTTCTTCTCATTGTCCCAACCAGCAGGTCTGTAAAGAGAATAAGAATTTACCTTTTCTGCAGCTTCTACAGAGAACATTTATTTACTGCCCTCTACTTAAACAAGGCAATTTTCTTACAGATCAGCCCTATTACTCAGCTAAATTCCAAGGATACAAAAACAGGAATAGTATAGTCTGAGTCAATAATATGCACTAAGTTGCTGTTTAAATTTGGGATTCTACAAGACTTGCATAGTAAGTTTTTGAACAACATACCATTTAATTTACTTTCATATCCATATTACATGCAGTGCAGTGCTAAATAAAACCCCCTTGGCACAATGCTGCTTGTCCAGTGACTCACATAAAAACTGCATCCTTCTCTACCACTAAGGCAGGCGTGGTAAACTGGAAACCGTAGGTTTTATGTACAATGTACTTATACAACAGGTCAAGGTTCTTCTCCTCCTTAACTGATGTATAAATCAAGGCAGCCCCATCTGGGCTTCTGGTTAAGGAAAATTAGGTAATATACAGTTTCTAAATTacaaaaacaatttcaaaacaGGAATTAATAGATTTATAGTTACTAACTAGGCAAAACTAGAGGCATTTAGTATACAGGGGTGAAGGGGATATAACAGGGCAAGGCTCGTGGCACTTTTCAGTGACATACACAGAAATTATCCATCCTCCCAGGCTTACATGGAAACTGTGTCCTACTTCACTTGGAACAAGTCAAAAGCTTAATACACACATGAGATCTCAGGCTTACATGGAAATTGCAATTTCTGAGgggaaaaccaaggaaaaacaCTTCACAAAATGTAAGGCAAACCCTTTGTAAAAGAACAAAAGGTCCAAGTCCCATGCGCAACTTAAAAACTATAAAGTATTTTATACATGTGtcaacattttcaaaaaaacaaactaTATACATTACCTAAGGTTAGGTATGTGTAGCATATACCCTAACCAATAACTAAATACCAATAGCAATCTTGCAGAGCAATTTCTTGGATGAATGTTATGTGCAATTGAACATGAAAACATCTCTTGTTGCCTGCAGATTAGAGGCAATCTCCTCAGCACAGAACAGGATACACTGTAAGCAGAATCTGCGGATGTGTGACTGAATGAAGTCAAAGTGTTCTTCCCTGTAGTCGTGCTCCTTCTCCAGGACACTCACTGCATCACActgggagaggcaggaaaacaaagcagaaaaactcAGGCATTTAACCCCAGCACACCTTCCTTAATCTTACACACTCCCATCACATTTACTTTGAGTCTCTGGTTCTAAAATAGCACTGTTAAATCAAACACTAAAGTAATTAACATATAATTGATAAAGTTATTACTATTTCATCCAAATAAAAATTGATGTCAATGGCAGAAGCTCACTTGTAGAACAAATCCTCCACTGTTAATCCAGAATTCAAGCTCACTTGTAGAACAAATCCCTCCACTGTTAATCCAGAATTAATTCTGCCTGTCTGCAGAaggcatgcctttcacagagAAGCAATGAAAGCCAAGAGAAGCAGAGCCTCACCTTAGTGCACACCACGAGCACGGGAATGCCCAGGTTGTGAGTCAGCACATTGTCTCCGAGGGGAAGGGACACGTGTTCGTCCTCCTGGCCAGAGGAGGGGCCTCTCCTCTGTGGTGATCCTTGGTAACCTTCTTCAGGTTCTACATACTCCTGAAACTCCTTGATAACTATTAAAAGAGAGAGATTCTTAGGCTGCAACAAAGGAGCTAGCTCTTTTTAAACCATAATTAATCTACAACTAACTAGAAATCTCaagggttttttattttaaatttttatactACATGAGAACTGAATGCAAGTTAAGCCTCGTTGCCCTTTCCAACAGCACAATACTCCTCCACCAAAACTTACAGGAAGCTAAATCGAGTAGGATCTGGAGTCATTATGAATAATCACAATTATTTGCAAAAACACGTGTTCCTGAATATTTCATTATAGGGCA
This region includes:
- the DYNC1LI2 gene encoding cytoplasmic dynein 1 light intermediate chain 2 codes for the protein MAPVLAEKKLLGPDGPGGAELPGEEDEGQNLWSSILSEVSTRSRSKLPSGKNILVFGDDGSGKTTLMAKIQGAEHGKKGRGLEYLYLNIHDEDRDDHTRCNVWILDGDLYHKGLLKFAVSAESLQDTIVVFVADMSRPWTVMESLQKWASVLQEHIDKMKIPPEEMRHMEQKFIKEFQEYVEPEEGYQGSPQRRGPSSGQEDEHVSLPLGDNVLTHNLGIPVLVVCTKCDAVSVLEKEHDYREEHFDFIQSHIRRFCLQYGAALIYTSVKEEKNLDLLYKYIVHKTYGFQFTTPALVVEKDAVFIPAGWDNEKKIAILHENFTTVKPEDAYEDFIVKPPVRKLVHDKELAAEDEQVFLMKQQSFLAKQPATPTRASESPARGPAGSPRTQGRAGPTNVPSASPITSVKKPDPNIKNNAASEGVLASFFNSLLSKKTGSPGSPGAGGVQSTAKKSGQKTVLANAQEELDRITRKPDPMVTTNSPPTENEA